A single window of Dermacentor albipictus isolate Rhodes 1998 colony chromosome 1, USDA_Dalb.pri_finalv2, whole genome shotgun sequence DNA harbors:
- the LOC139054496 gene encoding putative nuclease HARBI1, whose amino-acid sequence MEHFTNSEFLARYRFTKCTVKKLLDCLPLEQSASNRGHPLPPMLQLLLALRFYGAGTFQVVTGDLVNVSQPTVSRVVERVSRLIATHLFPVVVKFPSTDSEFRATMVDFYRIAKFPEVTVCIDCTHIRIKAPGGPNGEVYRNRKGYFSINVQVIAGPQLQFYGVVASWPGSVHDSRIFDNSRARVLYETKRMPGLLLGDAGYACMPFLMTPLASSGRPNSPESKYQAAHIRTRNTVERAFGVWKRRFPCLDMGLQHLTERSAVITTACAALHNLAVLRQDPEPPAVVIPQHLRRQQPDVISK is encoded by the exons ATGGAACACTTCACCAACAGCGAATTTCTCGCACGCTATCGGTTCACGAAGTGCACCGTGAAGAAGCTGCTTGACTGCCTGCCTCTTGAACAGAGCGCCAGCAACCGTGGCCACCCTCTGCCACCAATGCTTCAACTTCTTCTCGCTTTACGCTTTTATGGAGCGGGCACATTTCAAGTTGTGACAGGTGACCTAGTGAACGTGTCGCAACCGACAGTGAGCCGCGTCGTCGAACGTGTCTCACGACTAATTGCTACGCACTTGTTCCCGGTCGTCGTGAAGTTTCCGAGCACAGATAGCGAGTTCCGTGCGACGATGGTGGATTTCTACCGCATTGCCAAGTTTCCCGAGGTGACGGTGTGCATAGACTGCACCCACATCCGCATCAAGGCACCGGGTGGGCCGAATGGCGAAGTTTACCGCAATCGGAAGGGTTACTTCTCCATAAATGTACAG gtCATTGCAGGGCCTCAGCTGCAATTTTACGGCGTCGTGGCTAGCTGGCCCGGATCCGTGCATGACAGTCGAATCTTCGACAACAGTCGTGCACGTGTTCTCTACGAGACAAAACGAATGCCTGGTCTTCTACTTGGCGATGCTGGCTATGCATGCATGCCCTTCCTAATGACCCCACTAGCTTCCTCCGGACGTCCGAACAGCCCCGAGAGCAA GTATCAAGCGGCTCACATCCGCACCCGCAACACTGTAGAGAGAGCTTTCGGTGTGTGGAAGCGTCGCTTCCCATGTTTGGACATGGGGCTTCAGCACTTGACGGAGCGTTCTGCGGTCATTACGACAGCCTGTGCTGCCCTGCATAACCTGGCAGTCCTGAGGCAGGACCCGGAACCTCCAGCTGTGGTGATCCCACAACACTTGAGGCGGCAGCAGCCTGATGTG ATTTCAAAATGA
- the LOC135901802 gene encoding uncharacterized protein, with amino-acid sequence MSINSDNCVNRRGDKTGVSRFVYTHEERELLRNLVVRHRAVIENRRTDNLSKRSKDSAWEKLAEEYNSQPGIRRVTVMQLRKLWDNEKSKWKKKDSEEKRDLYATGGGPPTCRPMSPSLALVGAAASHIGTRLPNPYDSDGAHTNQPVLSLPPAGILEAMVSGNQDSMDEWLVNVCFMCADNPVQAPLPAQESAVLAGPSTVPLSTTETTPHAVPTPARLEASDAAALIDTPQQLRPARGRTAAIERALAPGGAARLKALQKDEERKAELHSVEMRLRRQQLIQQRQRHRMDEKRKQELHQIEVQLRQQQLEQQKLRDDMERQMLFLELEAKKQQLS; translated from the exons ATGAGCATCAATAGCGACAACTGCGTTAATCGCCGTGGCGATAAGACCGGCGTGTCGAGATTCGTATACACGCACGAAGAACGGGAACTGCTCCGCAACCTTGTGGTGAGGCACAGAGCGGTTATAGAAAACCGCCGAACTGATAATCTATCGAAGCGCTCCAAGGACAGTGCCTGGGAGAAGCTGGCCGAAGAATATAACAGCCAACCCGGCATTCGTCGCGTTACGGTGATGCAGCTGCGGAAGCTATGGGACAATGAAAAATCAAAATGGAAGAAGAAAGATTCCGAAGAAAAGCGGGATTTGTACGCAACAG GCGGTGGACCACCTACCTGCCGGCCAATGAGCCCATCATTGGCGCTTGTCGGGGCGGCGGCCTCTCACATTGGAACCCGGCTCCCAAACCCCTACGACAGCGACGGAGCCCATACCAACCAGCCAGTACTGTCTCTACCACCTGCGGGCATACTTGAGGCTATGGTATCTGGAAACCAAGACAGCATGGACGAGTGGCTTG TTAATGTTTGTTTTATGTGTGCAGATAATCCAGTTCAGGCACCACTGCCGGCTCAGGAAAGTGCTGTCTTGGCAGGTCCCAGTACCGTGCCGCTATCGACGACTGAGACCACGCCACATGCAGTGCCAACACCTGCTCGACTGGAAGCTTCAGACGCTGCGGCTCTCATTGACACACCTCAGCAACTGAGACCAGCACGAGGCCGCACAGCTGCGATAGAGCGGGCGCTCGCACCTGGAGGAGCTGCCCGACTGAAGGCGCTTCAGAAAGATGAGGAGCGCAAAGCAGAACTGCACTCTGTAGAGATGCGCTTGCGTCGGCAGCAGCTCATCCAGCAACGACAACGTCACAGGATGGACGAAAAACGGAAGCAGGAACTGCACCAAATCGAAGTGCAATTGCGGCAACAGCAGCTGGAGCAGCAAAAGTTGCGCGATGACATGGAGCGCCAGATGCTGTTTCTTGAATTAGAGGCAAAGAAGCAGCAACTTTCATAA